A region of the Streptomyces durocortorensis genome:
GTGTTCCTCGTCGTACGCGGCTCGGCGGCCCAGCTGGGCAACGTGCTCACCGCCGCCATCGCCGTGCTGACCGGCATCTTCCTGCTCGCGGGCCCCTACCTGGTGCGGATGACCCAGGACCTCTCCGAGGAGCGCCTGATGCGCATCCGCGCCCAGGAGCGGGCCGAGGTCGCCGCCCATGTTCACGACTCGGTGCTGCACACCCTCACCCTGATCCAGCGCAACGCGGACGACGGCGGCGAGGTCAGACGCCTCGCCCGCGCCCAGGAGCGCGAGCTGCGCAACTGGCTCTACAACCCCGAGGGCACCGGCAAGGACGAGGACGACGAACCGGAGACCCTGGCCGAGGCGGTCAAGCGGGCCGCCGCCGAGGTCGAGGACAAACACGGCGTGCCCCTGGAAGTCGTCGTGGTCGGCGACTGCCCGCTCGACGAGAAGCTGAGCGCGCAGATGCAGGCCGCGCGCGAGGCGATGGTGAATGCCGCCAAGTACGGTGGCGAGGGCGGCGCCGTGCAGGTCTTCGCGGAGGTCGAGGGCCGTACGGTCTTCGTGTCCGTACGGGACCGGGGTCCGGGCTTCGACCTGGACGAGGTTCCCGGGGACCGCATGGGCGTACGAGAATCAATCATCGGCCGGATGCAGCGCAACGGCGGCAGCGCCCGGCTGCGTTCGGTGCCCGGCGGGGGCACCGAGGTCGAGCTGGAGATGGAGAGGGCGAGCGAATGACCGAGAACACCGAAGCCACCGGGGGCCCGGAGCGGCGGGTACGGGTCGTGCTCGTCGACGACCACCGGATGTTCCGCACCGGGGTGCAGGCCGAGATCGGCCGCACCGAGGAGACCGGCGTCGAGGTGGTCGGTGAGGCCGCCGACGTCGACCAGGCGGTCACCGTCATCACCGCGACCCGCCCCGAGGTCGTCCTCCTCGACGTCCACCTCCCGGGCGGCGGCGGCGTCGAGGTGCTGCGTCGCTGCGCCCCCCTGATGAGCGCCGCCGAGGACCCGGTCCGCTTCCTCGCCCTGTCCGTCTCGGACGCCGCGGAGGACGTCATCGGGGTCATCCGGGGCGGGGCGCGGGGCTACGTCACCAAGACGATCACCGGCACCGACCTGGTCGACTCCGTCTTCCGGGTCCAGGAGGGCGACGCGGTCTTCTCGCCCCGCCTGGCCGGTTTCGTCCTGGACGCCTTCGCCTCCACGGACGCCCCGCCGGTCGACGAGGACCTGGACCGCCTCACCCAGCGCGA
Encoded here:
- a CDS encoding PspC domain-containing protein; protein product: MPAATARAASSLTADPEEPPQRKLYRSADGRMLGGVARGLAGHLGLPVAWVRFVFLGLFFTDGLGALLYAVFWIVVPLGVGGVEAPRSVFETAADGRRKLRKPDRGQVFALVALTFGAVAFVANVDMGSEADRYIWPTLLIGAGSVLVWRQADNARRARWMEVGRNRKLLHLARGFAGVALVGLGLAVFLVVRGSAAQLGNVLTAAIAVLTGIFLLAGPYLVRMTQDLSEERLMRIRAQERAEVAAHVHDSVLHTLTLIQRNADDGGEVRRLARAQERELRNWLYNPEGTGKDEDDEPETLAEAVKRAAAEVEDKHGVPLEVVVVGDCPLDEKLSAQMQAAREAMVNAAKYGGEGGAVQVFAEVEGRTVFVSVRDRGPGFDLDEVPGDRMGVRESIIGRMQRNGGSARLRSVPGGGTEVELEMERASE
- a CDS encoding LuxR C-terminal-related transcriptional regulator is translated as MTENTEATGGPERRVRVVLVDDHRMFRTGVQAEIGRTEETGVEVVGEAADVDQAVTVITATRPEVVLLDVHLPGGGGVEVLRRCAPLMSAAEDPVRFLALSVSDAAEDVIGVIRGGARGYVTKTITGTDLVDSVFRVQEGDAVFSPRLAGFVLDAFASTDAPPVDEDLDRLTQREREVLRLIARGYAYKEIAKQLFISVKTVESHVSAVLRKLQLSNRHELTRWATARRLV